In the genome of Meles meles chromosome 2, mMelMel3.1 paternal haplotype, whole genome shotgun sequence, one region contains:
- the LOC123930689 gene encoding 60S ribosomal protein L32-like isoform X1, giving the protein MAALRPLVKPKIVKKRTKKFIRHQSDRYVKIKRNWRKPRGIDNRVRRRFKGQILMPNIGYRSNKKTKHMLPSGFRKFLVHNVKELEVLLMCNKSYCAEIAHNVSSKNCKAIVERAAQLATRVTNPNARLRSEENE; this is encoded by the exons ATGGCTGCCCTCAGACCTTTGGTGAAGCCCAAGATCGTTAAAAAGAG gaccaagAAGTTCATCCGGCACCAGTCAGACCGATATGTCAAAATTAAGCGCAACTGGCGGAAGCCGAGAGGCATTGACAATAGGGTGCGCAGAAGATTCAAGGGCCAGATCTTGATGCCCAACATTGGTTACAGGAGCAACAAGAAGACAAAGCACATGTTGCCCAGTGGCTTCAGGAAGTTCCTAGTGCACAACGTCAAGGAGCTTGAAGTGCTGCTGATGTGCAACAAATCTTACTGTGCAGAGATTGCTCACAACGTCTCCTCCAAGAACTGCAAAGCTATTGTGGAAAGAGCAGCCCAGTTGGCAACTAGAGTCACCAATCCCAACGCCAGGCTGCGCAGcgaagaaaatgaatag
- the LOC123930689 gene encoding 60S ribosomal protein L32-like isoform X2 → MAALRPLVKPKIVKKRTKKFIRHQSDRYVKIKRNWRKPRGIDNRVRRRFKGQILMPNIGYRSNKKTKHMLPSGFRKFLVHNVKELEVLLMCNKSYCAEIAHNVSSKNCKAIVERAAQLATRVTNPNARLRSEENE, encoded by the exons ATGGCTGCCCTCAGACCTTTGGTGAAGCCCAAGATCGTTAAAAAGAGGac caagAAGTTCATCCGGCACCAGTCAGACCGATATGTCAAAATTAAGCGCAACTGGCGGAAGCCGAGAGGCATTGACAATAGGGTGCGCAGAAGATTCAAGGGCCAGATCTTGATGCCCAACATTGGTTACAGGAGCAACAAGAAGACAAAGCACATGTTGCCCAGTGGCTTCAGGAAGTTCCTAGTGCACAACGTCAAGGAGCTTGAAGTGCTGCTGATGTGCAACAAATCTTACTGTGCAGAGATTGCTCACAACGTCTCCTCCAAGAACTGCAAAGCTATTGTGGAAAGAGCAGCCCAGTTGGCAACTAGAGTCACCAATCCCAACGCCAGGCTGCGCAGcgaagaaaatgaatag